The proteins below come from a single Thermogemmatispora onikobensis genomic window:
- a CDS encoding acyl-CoA dehydrogenase family protein, with protein MDFRLTEEQKMIQETVRAFVKRELMPLEGEVLRNEREGRPGLDRARLRELQQKARELGFWGINTPEEYGGANLGPMMTAVITIELYRTFVPFTFGGSADNILYSCNEEQKKRYLIPTINGERRSCFALTEPGAGSDVSNLKMRAVKDGHDWVLNGEKIFITNGNEADFAMVFALTDPEKGVHEGLTCFLVDREMGWRSSYIPTMGSWGPASLYFENVRVPEENILGELNKGYQLAMKWIGAGRWHIAARAVGAAERLLEMAIEYARTRVTFGKPIADRQAIQWMIADSYVEIEAARWLTLFAAWQAEQQMDNRQASSVAKLYGANMANRVVDRVLQIHGGMGYTKELPIERWYREMRVWRIFEGTDEIQRFIIARNLLRGHVKVGETF; from the coding sequence TTGGATTTCCGCCTGACAGAAGAACAGAAGATGATCCAGGAGACGGTGCGCGCCTTCGTCAAGAGGGAGCTGATGCCACTGGAAGGCGAGGTCTTGCGCAACGAACGAGAGGGACGCCCCGGCTTAGACCGCGCCAGGCTCCGCGAGCTTCAGCAGAAGGCCCGAGAACTAGGCTTCTGGGGCATCAACACGCCCGAGGAGTATGGCGGGGCCAACCTTGGCCCAATGATGACGGCAGTCATCACCATCGAACTTTATCGCACCTTTGTGCCCTTCACCTTCGGCGGCTCTGCCGATAATATTCTCTATAGCTGCAACGAGGAGCAGAAGAAGCGCTACCTGATCCCCACCATTAACGGCGAACGGCGCTCTTGCTTTGCCCTGACCGAGCCGGGGGCCGGCTCCGATGTCTCTAACCTCAAGATGCGGGCCGTCAAGGACGGCCATGACTGGGTCCTCAACGGCGAAAAGATCTTCATTACCAACGGCAACGAGGCCGACTTCGCCATGGTCTTCGCCCTCACCGACCCCGAGAAAGGGGTACATGAGGGCCTGACCTGCTTCCTGGTAGACCGGGAGATGGGCTGGCGCTCCAGCTATATTCCGACGATGGGTTCCTGGGGACCGGCATCCCTCTATTTCGAGAACGTGCGCGTTCCCGAGGAAAACATTCTGGGCGAGTTGAACAAGGGCTATCAGCTCGCCATGAAGTGGATCGGAGCCGGTCGCTGGCACATCGCCGCCCGCGCCGTTGGGGCCGCCGAGCGCCTGCTAGAGATGGCCATCGAGTACGCCCGCACGCGCGTGACCTTTGGCAAGCCCATCGCCGACCGCCAGGCCATCCAGTGGATGATCGCCGACTCCTACGTGGAGATCGAAGCCGCCCGCTGGCTCACCCTCTTCGCCGCCTGGCAGGCAGAGCAGCAGATGGATAACCGCCAGGCCTCCTCGGTGGCCAAGCTCTACGGCGCCAATATGGCGAATCGCGTCGTGGACCGCGTCCTGCAGATTCATGGAGGCATGGGCTACACTAAGGAACTGCCGATTGAACGCTGGTACCGTGAGATGCGGGTCTGGCGGATCTTCGAGGGCACCGATGAGATCCAGCGCTTCATCATCGCCCGCAATCTGCTCCGCGGCCATGTCAAGGTCGGCGAGACGTTCTAA
- a CDS encoding MFS transporter, with product MSAHTSRVVFPGQKKSRIAAAIIARQDRIPVWALPRTVLLVIGLGLLFTFYDIGDINVSFIQTCTQIVVGCLPLTASQYLGFPVLMNLLGYVLGALVFSPLADRYGRRDMMVVTMAITGLGSLYTAFVGDYTHFVLARTLTGVGIGADLALVNTYINELAPRGERARYTALIFIMSSIGGSLGVWLGFYLTTPPEPFPYGLPIALAGPQFTFGWRIVYAIGASLAFIGLLLRFQLPESPRWLITKGRIYEAERVVERMEDHARQRLGSELPPPEPELQAPIYDRRTGYKEIFSNTLYFKRTILLLVIWLLAYITVYSNISGMTTLLVALHYPVAEAGLITSCGIIGSTICALSAYLLGEYVERKIWLLVAALLTMLGEVTVAFSGNSFGLAALGTIVLGMGCYIWLPMVYSWSTENYPTRARASGFALVDGIGHVGGGIGVSYVTSLVTRLGPGGTFVLIGSFLLLAALLAQFGPSTRQKRLDEVSP from the coding sequence ATGTCAGCTCATACGAGCAGGGTTGTCTTTCCTGGCCAGAAGAAATCGCGCATCGCGGCGGCGATCATTGCCCGGCAGGACCGCATTCCGGTCTGGGCTTTACCTCGAACAGTGCTGTTGGTGATTGGTCTGGGGCTGCTCTTCACGTTCTACGACATTGGTGACATCAACGTCTCCTTTATTCAGACTTGCACACAAATTGTGGTTGGCTGCCTTCCGCTGACGGCCAGCCAGTATCTGGGCTTTCCCGTTCTGATGAACCTCCTGGGCTATGTGCTGGGGGCCCTGGTCTTTAGCCCTCTGGCCGATCGCTATGGGCGCCGCGATATGATGGTGGTGACGATGGCGATCACCGGCCTTGGTTCTCTCTACACGGCCTTTGTGGGAGACTATACGCATTTTGTGTTGGCGCGGACCCTGACCGGCGTCGGGATCGGGGCCGACCTGGCGCTGGTGAATACCTATATCAATGAGCTGGCGCCACGGGGAGAGCGCGCTCGCTACACTGCCCTTATTTTCATTATGTCTTCGATTGGAGGCTCGCTCGGCGTCTGGCTCGGCTTCTATCTGACGACGCCACCCGAACCTTTCCCTTACGGACTGCCTATTGCCCTGGCCGGCCCGCAGTTTACCTTCGGCTGGCGCATTGTCTATGCCATCGGCGCTTCCCTGGCCTTTATCGGCCTGCTCTTGCGCTTCCAGCTGCCCGAATCGCCGCGCTGGCTCATTACCAAGGGCCGCATCTACGAGGCCGAGCGCGTGGTCGAGCGCATGGAAGACCATGCCCGCCAGCGCCTGGGTAGCGAGCTGCCTCCGCCAGAGCCTGAGCTGCAGGCCCCTATCTACGACCGGCGCACCGGCTACAAGGAGATCTTTAGCAACACGCTCTATTTCAAGCGCACCATTCTGCTTCTGGTCATCTGGTTGCTGGCCTATATCACGGTCTATTCGAACATTTCAGGGATGACCACCTTGTTGGTGGCCCTGCACTATCCAGTCGCCGAGGCCGGCCTGATCACCTCTTGCGGCATCATTGGCAGTACGATTTGCGCTCTCTCAGCCTACCTGCTTGGCGAATATGTGGAGCGCAAGATCTGGCTGCTGGTCGCCGCTTTGCTGACCATGCTGGGAGAGGTCACCGTCGCTTTCAGCGGCAATAGCTTTGGGCTGGCAGCGCTCGGCACCATCGTGCTGGGCATGGGCTGCTATATCTGGCTGCCAATGGTCTATTCCTGGTCGACGGAGAATTACCCAACGCGGGCCCGCGCCAGCGGCTTCGCTCTGGTCGATGGCATCGGCCATGTGGGCGGCGGGATCGGCGTCAGCTACGTCACTTCGCTGGTGACGCGCCTGGGACCAGGTGGCACCTTTGTGCTGATCGGGAGCTTTCTCTTACTGGCAGCTCTGCTTGCACAGTTTGGTCCGTCCACCCGGCAGAAACGGCTGGATGAGGTGTCTCCCTAG
- a CDS encoding serine/threonine protein kinase — MRCPRCAYEGMFFDGRCPRCGYQAAMAPPSTGALLGLPQPQQYLLMRGDSLAKGRYRILGPVPLPETQRRQGRAWSAIDQEQGRRQVLIREVLMPPELLQRTSANQVIAEVMERQQRLGQHQGFPQVVEGFSERGSYFLVLTQPEGETLGTILKRQGGALPEVQVVHYGYQLCGLLAVLAEQQPPIVHGSINPETIVINMAQQAVWLTHIPLFPPDPPVEKGDTVAAGYYAPEEVRGELDPSVDLYSLAATLHHAVTGYDPNERLVFFHPPARRLNPAVSPQMEMILVRQLSLSRAQRYPHPSAMQRDLEALLERYLERQDNEMATGAAADPLRLPSEQFREQTRSNMLLNAGVFAAIGVLLLLGVLLVLLRP, encoded by the coding sequence ATGCGGTGTCCACGTTGCGCGTACGAGGGAATGTTTTTTGATGGTCGTTGTCCGCGCTGTGGCTACCAGGCGGCAATGGCGCCGCCCAGCACAGGTGCGCTCCTGGGATTACCTCAGCCGCAGCAGTATTTGCTCATGCGTGGCGATAGCCTGGCCAAGGGTCGATACCGCATCCTGGGTCCTGTGCCGCTGCCGGAGACGCAACGTCGCCAGGGGCGGGCCTGGTCGGCCATCGATCAGGAGCAGGGGCGTCGTCAGGTCCTGATTCGCGAGGTGCTTATGCCGCCGGAGCTACTCCAGCGCACCAGTGCCAATCAGGTGATCGCCGAGGTGATGGAGCGCCAGCAGCGCCTGGGCCAGCATCAGGGCTTTCCACAGGTCGTGGAGGGCTTCAGCGAGCGCGGCAGCTATTTCCTGGTTCTGACCCAACCGGAAGGGGAGACCCTGGGCACGATTCTCAAGCGCCAGGGGGGTGCGCTGCCCGAGGTTCAGGTGGTGCACTATGGCTATCAACTTTGTGGCCTGCTGGCGGTCCTGGCTGAGCAGCAGCCGCCGATCGTGCATGGCTCGATCAATCCAGAGACCATCGTGATCAACATGGCCCAGCAAGCAGTCTGGCTCACTCACATTCCCCTCTTCCCACCAGATCCCCCCGTCGAGAAAGGAGATACGGTCGCGGCTGGCTACTACGCCCCCGAGGAGGTCCGCGGCGAGCTTGATCCTTCCGTTGACCTCTACAGTCTGGCGGCCACACTGCACCACGCCGTCACCGGCTACGATCCCAACGAGCGCCTGGTCTTCTTCCATCCGCCAGCGCGCCGTCTCAATCCCGCTGTCAGTCCGCAGATGGAGATGATTCTCGTGCGTCAGCTCAGTCTGTCGCGCGCCCAGCGCTATCCGCATCCCAGCGCCATGCAGCGGGATCTAGAAGCCCTGCTGGAGCGCTACCTGGAGCGACAAGATAACGAGATGGCAACTGGTGCTGCAGCTGATCCATTGCGCCTGCCCTCGGAGCAGTTTCGCGAGCAGACGCGCAGCAATATGCTGCTCAACGCCGGCGTCTTTGCCGCCATTGGCGTGCTTTTGCTCCTGGGCGTGCTGCTGGTCCTTTTGCGTCCTTAG
- the lpdA gene encoding dihydrolipoyl dehydrogenase — protein MTSSHYDVAVIGAGPGGYVAAIRAAQLGARVAIVEKQYLGGTCLNVGCIPSKAMLHVAESLHRLESLAELGITLPQPPTFDMRRAMTFKDKVVKRMTNGVGTLLKGNNVTIYEGLGSVEANRTVTVTKSDGSREQFSAEKVILANGSLPLMPPFPGIDGRNVINSDTCWNLTEVPESVVCVGGGVIGVELACMFQALGSRVTIVEMLPDILAPVDEEVRRLLVRILSRRGITIATGARVEAIEDDGEQKKVVARGEQGEQVFHGSYVLVAVSRRPNTSGLEQLFEQGLDHDRGRVRVNEQMETNLPGIYAIGDLVHGAGLAHVASMEGEVAAENALGHAARMDYSVVPNPIYTFPEVAFVGLTEAQAREQHGQEVRVERFPWSAIGKAVAIGETDGFTKVILGKYNEILGAHIIGPDATNLISEYSVAMRGELTGDEIIETIHPHPTLSEGLREAILAAEGRPLHIPPKTPKAAARSR, from the coding sequence ATGACCAGTAGCCACTATGATGTAGCAGTGATCGGCGCCGGCCCGGGCGGGTACGTGGCAGCCATTCGGGCGGCCCAGCTCGGGGCCCGCGTTGCCATTGTCGAGAAGCAGTATCTTGGTGGGACCTGCCTCAACGTTGGCTGCATTCCCTCCAAGGCCATGCTGCATGTCGCGGAGAGCCTGCACCGCCTCGAATCTCTGGCGGAGCTGGGCATCACTCTGCCACAGCCGCCCACCTTCGACATGCGGCGCGCCATGACCTTTAAGGATAAGGTAGTCAAACGCATGACCAACGGCGTGGGGACGCTGCTGAAGGGCAACAATGTGACGATCTACGAGGGGCTGGGCAGCGTTGAGGCTAATCGCACGGTGACAGTGACAAAGAGCGATGGCAGCCGCGAGCAGTTCAGCGCGGAGAAGGTGATTCTGGCCAATGGCTCGCTGCCGCTGATGCCGCCGTTCCCAGGTATTGACGGGCGCAATGTCATCAATAGCGATACATGCTGGAACCTGACAGAGGTGCCCGAGAGTGTCGTGTGCGTGGGCGGGGGAGTGATCGGCGTCGAGCTGGCCTGCATGTTCCAGGCCCTTGGCTCGCGCGTGACTATCGTCGAGATGCTGCCCGATATTTTGGCTCCCGTCGATGAGGAGGTGCGCCGCCTGCTCGTGCGCATTCTGAGCCGCCGCGGCATTACCATTGCTACCGGGGCCAGGGTTGAGGCCATCGAAGATGACGGCGAGCAGAAGAAGGTCGTCGCCCGCGGCGAGCAGGGGGAGCAGGTCTTCCACGGCTCCTATGTGCTGGTGGCGGTCAGCCGCCGCCCCAATACGAGCGGCCTGGAGCAGTTGTTTGAGCAGGGCCTGGATCATGACCGCGGCAGGGTGCGCGTCAATGAGCAGATGGAGACAAACCTGCCAGGCATCTACGCCATTGGCGACCTGGTGCACGGGGCCGGGCTGGCGCACGTGGCCTCGATGGAGGGCGAGGTGGCCGCTGAAAATGCGCTCGGCCATGCGGCCCGCATGGACTACAGCGTGGTGCCTAACCCGATCTATACCTTCCCCGAGGTGGCTTTCGTTGGCCTGACCGAGGCCCAGGCCCGCGAGCAGCACGGCCAGGAGGTGCGCGTGGAGCGCTTTCCCTGGAGCGCCATCGGCAAGGCGGTGGCGATCGGCGAGACCGACGGCTTCACCAAGGTCATCCTGGGCAAGTATAACGAAATCCTCGGCGCCCATATCATCGGCCCCGATGCCACAAATCTGATCAGCGAGTACTCGGTAGCGATGCGCGGCGAGTTGACCGGCGACGAAATTATCGAGACCATCCATCCGCATCCAACCTTGAGCGAGGGACTGCGCGAGGCTATCCTGGCAGCCGAGGGGCGCCCGCTGCATATTCCGCCCAAGACGCCCAAAGCCGCAGCCCGCAGTCGCTAG
- a CDS encoding gamma-glutamyl-gamma-aminobutyrate hydrolase family protein yields the protein MARDPDYYVHMITRGVREARTASLGQSQSQEASQGSALSRRRTDELSGPLSAGTALAERIVRFIHSQQRAPLPSYYRPRIGVLSSSGCLRDGGWPVYAGDAATVNAIFESGGEPLVLPTLPMLQSCDPFDILGNEDLFEEVFRIIWPVVRNVDGLVFAGGGDFYSCLYGDVLHPQTQTPELWRDIWERYCALLAWLLCIPTLGICRGMQVMNVVRGGGLYQDIRSQWPRSMPPLVPHRARGRITADNWVEHPIAVNPRSRLARVLRGPEARGPQRNYIDAVLSMHHQIVGYMTPEGELIGYLAPGQIVAATAPDGVIEAIEDSDPRRFWLAVQFHPEWVVYLGWAHSLFSAHVDASYRYASLPLEELDQFLPEIRAWLRECDQALLYRQEPPLLVTTVTSEEPEMTPPESLNRRLRTRLQPVQETEAFSSSPAL from the coding sequence ATGGCGCGCGACCCCGACTATTATGTGCATATGATCACTAGAGGTGTGCGCGAGGCGCGCACGGCCTCCCTGGGACAGAGCCAGAGCCAGGAAGCAAGCCAGGGCAGCGCGCTGAGCCGGCGCCGCACCGACGAGCTGAGTGGACCGCTAAGCGCTGGGACGGCGCTGGCTGAGCGCATTGTCCGCTTTATCCACAGCCAGCAGCGGGCGCCGCTCCCCTCCTACTATCGGCCCCGCATCGGAGTGCTTTCTTCCAGCGGCTGCCTGCGTGATGGGGGCTGGCCCGTCTACGCTGGCGATGCCGCCACAGTCAACGCCATCTTCGAGAGCGGCGGGGAGCCGCTGGTCTTGCCAACGCTCCCCATGCTGCAGAGCTGCGACCCCTTCGACATCCTGGGCAACGAGGATCTTTTCGAGGAAGTCTTTCGCATTATCTGGCCGGTGGTGCGCAATGTCGACGGACTGGTCTTTGCCGGCGGAGGCGACTTCTATTCCTGCCTCTATGGCGATGTGCTGCACCCACAGACCCAGACACCCGAGCTGTGGCGCGATATTTGGGAGCGCTATTGCGCCCTGCTGGCCTGGCTGCTCTGCATTCCGACGCTGGGCATTTGCCGCGGCATGCAGGTCATGAACGTGGTGCGCGGCGGCGGCCTCTATCAAGATATCCGCTCGCAATGGCCGCGGAGTATGCCGCCGCTGGTGCCCCATCGCGCCCGGGGACGCATCACCGCCGACAATTGGGTCGAGCATCCGATCGCCGTCAATCCGCGCAGTCGCCTGGCCCGTGTCCTGCGCGGACCGGAGGCGCGCGGGCCGCAGCGCAACTACATCGATGCCGTCCTCTCCATGCACCACCAGATTGTGGGCTACATGACCCCCGAAGGCGAGCTGATCGGGTACCTGGCCCCAGGCCAGATTGTGGCGGCGACCGCTCCCGACGGGGTGATCGAGGCTATCGAGGATAGCGATCCACGCCGCTTCTGGCTAGCTGTGCAGTTCCATCCCGAGTGGGTGGTCTACCTGGGTTGGGCCCATAGCCTCTTTTCCGCGCACGTGGATGCCTCCTACCGCTACGCCTCGCTGCCCCTGGAGGAGCTGGACCAGTTCCTGCCGGAGATCCGCGCCTGGCTACGGGAATGCGACCAGGCCCTGCTCTATCGCCAGGAACCGCCGCTGCTGGTCACAACGGTCACCAGCGAAGAGCCGGAGATGACCCCGCCCGAAAGCCTTAACAGGCGTCTGCGCACTCGCCTGCAGCCGGTACAGGAGACAGAGGCTTTTTCTTCCTCGCCAGCCCTGTGA
- a CDS encoding APC family permease yields MRMQQERGGLEASKGGVNRQSASPLVESEAEQPEGEREVWKAALPSESYVPRVMPRLLSTGDMIATFLMIVFFITNATTAVAGGAAAFTYWALGALAFFIPGVIATAQLGVIFPHEGSLYNWTHKAFGGYWSFFAAFCAWFPGVLVIISAGDVIVSYLQGLNPGWLTEPWQQGLFIIALIGLTSALAIQRYSAVQKLVNLVAGLTMLAVVLLGLAGLVWLLGGHPSATSFSHLSDWSIRVDKNSGNLYLFGLITLAYLGTEVPLNMGGEVARLRVITRHLFWGALLVIVGYGVATFALLVVAGPQDGAAPFALVHVIDLALGKFMGNVAAFCLMSFFVMAMVVYNYAYARLLMVAGIDQRLPVKVARLNRQRVPANAICFQALVAIMVTAFVFLLAPYTVQITTPANLSTEVYNVMLASSTLVWAFSAGFLFFNLIRLHGMRHPLLRERRIVPAPILWGCVFCGSVACFLAIIGTLFYSWTSLISNTQWFIIISVLTFAYLVIAAIGSMFANSEANWESARL; encoded by the coding sequence ATGCGTATGCAACAGGAGCGAGGCGGCTTGGAAGCCAGCAAAGGCGGGGTCAACCGCCAGAGTGCCAGCCCTCTGGTTGAGAGCGAGGCAGAGCAGCCAGAGGGCGAGCGAGAAGTCTGGAAAGCGGCTCTGCCATCGGAGAGTTACGTTCCGCGGGTCATGCCCCGTCTGCTCAGCACGGGGGACATGATCGCCACCTTTCTGATGATCGTCTTTTTCATCACCAACGCCACCACTGCTGTCGCCGGCGGAGCTGCTGCCTTCACCTACTGGGCGCTTGGCGCTCTGGCCTTCTTCATTCCGGGTGTCATCGCCACCGCCCAGCTCGGCGTGATCTTTCCGCACGAAGGCTCGCTCTACAACTGGACCCACAAAGCTTTCGGTGGCTACTGGAGCTTCTTTGCGGCTTTCTGCGCCTGGTTCCCTGGCGTCCTTGTGATCATCAGCGCAGGAGACGTCATCGTCTCTTATTTACAGGGGTTGAACCCTGGCTGGCTTACCGAGCCATGGCAGCAGGGACTCTTTATCATTGCCCTCATCGGCCTGACCAGTGCCCTGGCCATCCAGCGCTACAGCGCTGTTCAGAAGCTCGTCAACCTCGTAGCAGGGCTGACCATGCTGGCGGTGGTTCTACTTGGTCTGGCTGGGCTGGTCTGGCTCTTGGGCGGCCATCCGTCAGCCACCAGCTTCAGTCATCTCTCCGACTGGAGCATTCGTGTTGACAAGAACAGCGGCAACCTATATCTTTTCGGCCTGATCACCCTGGCGTATCTGGGAACAGAGGTACCGCTCAACATGGGAGGCGAGGTTGCGCGGCTACGGGTGATCACCCGACATCTCTTCTGGGGGGCCCTGCTGGTCATTGTCGGCTACGGCGTCGCCACCTTCGCCTTACTCGTGGTCGCCGGTCCCCAGGACGGGGCCGCGCCTTTCGCCCTGGTGCACGTGATCGATTTGGCGCTGGGCAAGTTCATGGGCAACGTTGCCGCCTTCTGCCTGATGAGCTTCTTCGTCATGGCGATGGTCGTCTACAATTACGCCTACGCCCGCCTGTTGATGGTTGCCGGCATCGATCAGCGCCTGCCAGTGAAAGTAGCCAGGCTTAATCGCCAGCGCGTGCCGGCCAACGCCATCTGCTTCCAGGCGCTGGTGGCCATTATGGTGACAGCCTTCGTCTTCCTGCTGGCGCCCTACACGGTCCAGATCACGACGCCGGCGAATCTCTCGACCGAGGTCTACAACGTGATGCTGGCCTCCTCGACCCTTGTCTGGGCTTTCTCGGCGGGTTTCCTCTTCTTCAACCTGATCCGGCTCCACGGCATGCGCCATCCTCTGCTGCGGGAGCGGCGCATCGTGCCGGCCCCGATCCTCTGGGGCTGTGTCTTCTGCGGCTCGGTCGCCTGCTTTCTGGCTATCATTGGGACGCTCTTCTACTCGTGGACCAGCCTGATCAGCAATACCCAGTGGTTCATCATCATCAGCGTGCTGACCTTCGCCTATCTGGTGATCGCCGCCATTGGCAGCATGTTCGCCAATAGCGAAGCGAACTGGGAGAGCGCCCGTCTCTAG
- a CDS encoding ABC transporter permease, whose product MSMDAQHRPSEAGGESFVMPDAGLQPPPAELLELAAGVSEAPPSAIPPGEEEAQQERRAPSPLRESLRRLRRDKRAMVSLGLIIFFVLVAFFGPPIYQRIGGVYQSPQNGPVPASVYHSYYHEELIRQDEGPSAQYWLGTDDLGRDILARLMQGMLVSIIVAALVEVVDIVLGLIVGVLAGYFGGWIDQLLARFTDLMFAFPGLLFAIMLTGIIGPGASDALARLPIIGPNGNGRLLLVSLALAITVWPLMARYVRGQTLQLKEQQFIEAARTSGSSNLRIIFRHIIPNLMSIVVVASTLNISNTIIGEAGISLLGLGVQAPGSSLGLMISDATPYINTHPWEILVPTTVLALIVLAFSFLGDGLRDAFDPRSKD is encoded by the coding sequence ATGTCTATGGATGCACAGCACAGGCCGTCTGAGGCCGGCGGTGAGAGCTTCGTGATGCCCGATGCGGGCCTGCAGCCTCCGCCGGCTGAGCTTTTGGAATTAGCTGCCGGGGTGAGCGAAGCCCCGCCGTCTGCCATTCCTCCCGGCGAAGAGGAGGCGCAGCAGGAGCGGCGCGCGCCCTCGCCTCTGCGGGAGTCACTGCGTCGCCTGCGCCGTGACAAGCGGGCGATGGTCAGTCTGGGACTGATCATCTTCTTCGTGCTGGTCGCCTTCTTTGGACCCCCTATCTACCAGCGCATTGGCGGCGTCTACCAGAGTCCCCAAAACGGGCCAGTGCCCGCCAGCGTCTATCACAGCTACTATCATGAGGAGCTGATTCGCCAGGATGAGGGGCCTTCGGCTCAATACTGGCTGGGAACCGATGATCTGGGGCGCGACATTCTGGCGCGGCTCATGCAAGGGATGCTGGTCTCTATCATTGTGGCGGCCCTCGTTGAGGTCGTAGACATTGTGCTGGGCCTGATTGTGGGCGTGCTGGCTGGCTACTTCGGGGGCTGGATCGATCAATTGCTGGCGCGCTTCACCGATCTGATGTTTGCCTTCCCGGGCCTGCTCTTTGCCATCATGCTGACCGGCATCATTGGTCCAGGAGCCTCCGACGCTTTGGCCAGGCTCCCGATCATCGGCCCCAACGGCAACGGGCGCCTGCTTCTCGTCTCGCTGGCTCTGGCAATCACCGTCTGGCCGCTCATGGCGCGCTACGTGCGCGGCCAAACGTTGCAGCTCAAGGAGCAGCAATTTATCGAGGCGGCGCGCACCTCTGGCAGCAGCAACCTGCGCATCATCTTCCGCCACATCATCCCCAATCTGATGAGTATCGTCGTGGTGGCCTCGACGCTCAACATCTCGAACACCATCATTGGCGAGGCCGGCATCAGTCTGCTCGGTCTGGGTGTCCAGGCGCCCGGCTCCAGTCTGGGCCTGATGATCTCCGATGCCACGCCCTACATCAATACCCACCCCTGGGAGATCCTGGTCCCGACGACTGTCCTCGCCCTGATCGTGCTGGCCTTTTCCTTCCTCGGAGACGGCCTGCGCGATGCCTTTGACCCACGCTCCAAAGATTGA
- a CDS encoding ABC transporter permease translates to MLQFLVKRLIGLIFVIVGITFITFIMGYLAPGDPIRAQMGDHFDYHTWLMLRHAYGLDLPWYQQYYNYLVHLAHLDFGISFKYQNRAVWDILKDGVPVSLELAFWGLIVELLLGIPIGILSAIRANSWIDTLNMGVALIIYALPPFVIAILAQVIIVWIDSKTGASWPSSSWGAPWQYDWTDLQPKIVPILVYGAAGYAYFARLARTTMLEVLRQDYVRTARAKGLRERVVIYWHALRNALIPLVTVLGVAIGLLVAGTFFIEQIFNIPGIGRISLQSVIDLDYPVIQATVVLLAVGVVVGNLISDLLYTIVDPRIRLE, encoded by the coding sequence ATGCTCCAATTCCTGGTGAAGCGCCTGATCGGGCTTATTTTTGTGATTGTGGGCATCACCTTCATCACCTTTATCATGGGGTATCTGGCCCCGGGTGATCCCATTCGGGCTCAGATGGGCGATCATTTTGACTACCATACCTGGCTGATGCTGCGCCATGCCTATGGGCTAGACCTGCCGTGGTATCAGCAGTACTACAACTACTTAGTGCATCTCGCCCATCTTGACTTCGGCATATCTTTCAAGTACCAGAATCGCGCGGTCTGGGACATTCTCAAGGACGGCGTGCCGGTTTCGCTGGAGCTGGCTTTCTGGGGCCTCATTGTCGAGCTACTGCTGGGCATTCCTATTGGCATTCTCTCGGCGATCCGCGCCAACAGCTGGATCGATACCCTCAATATGGGGGTAGCCCTGATTATTTATGCGCTGCCGCCTTTCGTCATTGCCATTCTGGCCCAGGTGATCATTGTCTGGATCGACAGCAAGACCGGGGCCAGCTGGCCCTCTTCGTCCTGGGGCGCACCCTGGCAATATGACTGGACTGACCTGCAGCCGAAGATTGTTCCCATCCTCGTCTATGGGGCTGCCGGCTACGCCTATTTTGCCCGTTTAGCGCGAACGACTATGCTGGAAGTACTGCGTCAAGATTACGTGCGCACGGCCCGCGCCAAGGGGTTGCGCGAGCGCGTTGTCATCTACTGGCATGCTTTGCGCAACGCTCTCATTCCGCTGGTGACCGTTCTTGGGGTGGCGATTGGCCTGCTGGTCGCCGGTACCTTCTTCATCGAGCAGATTTTCAACATCCCGGGGATCGGGCGCATCTCCCTGCAGTCCGTTATCGACCTTGACTATCCCGTCATCCAGGCTACCGTCGTACTGCTGGCGGTCGGCGTTGTGGTCGGTAACCTGATATCCGATCTTCTCTATACGATTGTTGATCCGCGCATCCGGCTTGAATAG